One Blastocatellia bacterium DNA window includes the following coding sequences:
- a CDS encoding Uma2 family endonuclease: MINTDLEIIYPERDGRPMADNTRQYEWIVLIKEGLDSLLQDFVAADIFWYPVEGNPRIVQAPDVMVALGRPKGHRSSYKQWQEDNIAPRVVFEILSPGNTLPEMFNKQRFYQRYGVEEYYVYNPDSNEMWGYFGQERWQEIDNFNGWVSPLLNIRFELTSDNLIIYRPDGKRFLSFFELEQQNQQLEQQNQQLEQQNQQLEQQNQQLAQEKENLSAKAERLVARLKELGIDPEQV; the protein is encoded by the coding sequence ATGATAAATACAGACCTAGAGATAATATATCCTGAAAGAGATGGTCGTCCAATGGCAGATAATACTAGGCAATATGAGTGGATAGTGTTAATAAAAGAGGGTTTAGATTCGCTATTACAAGACTTTGTAGCAGCAGACATTTTTTGGTATCCAGTAGAAGGAAACCCAAGAATAGTTCAAGCACCAGATGTAATGGTAGCTTTAGGTAGACCAAAAGGGCATCGTTCCTCTTATAAGCAGTGGCAAGAAGATAATATTGCTCCCAGAGTAGTTTTTGAAATACTTTCTCCTGGAAATACTTTGCCAGAAATGTTTAACAAACAACGTTTTTACCAAAGATATGGTGTAGAGGAATACTATGTCTATAACCCTGATTCTAATGAAATGTGGGGTTATTTTGGTCAAGAGCGTTGGCAAGAAATAGATAATTTTAATGGTTGGGTTAGCCCTTTACTTAACATTAGATTTGAGCTTACTTCCGATAATTTAATCATTTATCGCCCTGATGGCAAACGTTTTCTTTCCTTCTTTGAGCTTGAACAGCAAAATCAACAGCTTGAACAGCAAAATCAACAGCTTGAGCAGCAAAATCAACAACTTGAGCAGCAAAATCAACAACTAGCCCAGGAAAAAGAAAACTTATCTGCAAAAGCTGAACGCTTAGTTGCAAGACTCAAAGAATTAGGAATTGATCCTGAGCAGGTTTAG
- a CDS encoding GNAT family N-acetyltransferase, which produces MEIVIRRLEPTDYLEVQKIFVGPKAIWGTSQLPFPSIELWRKKLADPPAGLFSLVACVGDEIAGTLGIHTFPDNPRRRHVGQLGMAVRDDFQGKGVGSALMKESVNLADKWLNLLRLELEVYCDNDAAIALYKKFGFEIEGRLVKFSFREGEYVDAFFMARLR; this is translated from the coding sequence ATGGAAATTGTTATAAGACGACTTGAGCCTACAGACTATCTTGAGGTGCAAAAAATTTTTGTTGGCCCAAAGGCTATTTGGGGTACTTCACAACTTCCTTTTCCTTCCATAGAGTTATGGCGTAAAAAGTTAGCCGATCCGCCAGCAGGCTTATTTAGCCTAGTTGCCTGTGTTGGAGATGAAATAGCAGGAACTTTAGGAATACATACTTTTCCTGATAATCCTCGCCGCCGCCATGTTGGTCAATTGGGAATGGCTGTCAGGGATGATTTTCAAGGAAAAGGCGTTGGTTCTGCTTTAATGAAAGAGTCTGTTAATTTAGCTGACAAATGGTTGAATCTGTTGCGCTTAGAGTTAGAAGTTTATTGTGATAATGATGCAGCAATAGCTTTATATAAAAAATTTGGTTTTGAAATTGAGGGCCGCCTAGTTAAGTTTTCTTTTCGTGAAGGTGAATATGTAGACGCTTTTTTTATGGCTCGGCTTCGATAG
- the mpl gene encoding UDP-N-acetylmuramate:L-alanyl-gamma-D-glutamyl-meso-diaminopimelate ligase yields MSTPHYHLIGICGTAMASLAGMLKAKGFRVTGSDANVYPPMSTFLEQLEIPVNQGFSADNLQPHPDFVVIGNAIPRGNAEVEYTLNSRLRYVSMSEVLKEQFIRGRHSVVVAGTHGKTTTTSLMAWVMDVGGLNPSFLIGGIAENFGVSFRVTDSDYFVIEGDEYDTAYFDKGPKFMHYLPITAIVNNVEYDHVDIYFDFELYKLAFRRFINLIPSNGHLIAGVDSEVVRELLPRAFCPVESFAVDSDNAARWQAKDICYVDGKTQFTVFYDGQEYAQFTTSLVGDFNIRNSLAVIAAAEKLGIEKEKIKLGIDTFRSVKRRMQERGTVAGVTVIDDFAHHPTAVKETLLGARKRYADQRIIAVFEPRSLSARRKQFQAAYEEAFQVADMTIIAALFEPHRVAPEDQLSPQEIADKLTTQGRQSWSIPEVDQIVSHLETIVKSGDIIMVMSNGGFGGIHEKLLEMLKNK; encoded by the coding sequence ATGTCAACACCTCATTATCATTTAATTGGAATTTGTGGAACTGCAATGGCTTCGCTAGCAGGAATGTTAAAAGCAAAAGGTTTTCGTGTAACTGGTTCAGACGCTAATGTTTACCCTCCAATGTCAACATTTTTAGAGCAACTAGAAATTCCTGTAAACCAAGGTTTTTCAGCAGATAACTTACAGCCTCACCCTGATTTTGTTGTTATTGGCAATGCAATTCCTCGCGGTAATGCAGAAGTTGAATATACTCTTAACTCTCGCCTTAGATATGTTTCTATGTCAGAAGTATTAAAAGAACAATTTATTCGTGGGCGACACTCTGTTGTTGTTGCAGGAACACATGGAAAAACTACAACAACCTCGCTAATGGCTTGGGTGATGGATGTTGGCGGATTAAATCCTTCATTTTTAATTGGAGGAATTGCAGAAAATTTTGGTGTAAGTTTTCGAGTTACTGATAGCGATTATTTTGTAATCGAGGGTGATGAGTATGACACGGCCTATTTTGATAAAGGGCCTAAGTTTATGCACTACCTACCAATTACTGCAATAGTAAATAATGTTGAATATGACCATGTAGATATTTACTTTGACTTTGAGCTTTATAAACTAGCCTTTCGACGCTTTATAAATTTAATTCCTAGCAATGGTCATTTAATTGCTGGTGTTGATAGCGAAGTAGTCCGCGAACTTTTGCCCCGTGCATTTTGTCCTGTAGAAAGTTTTGCCGTTGATAGTGATAATGCTGCTCGTTGGCAAGCAAAAGATATTTGTTATGTTGATGGAAAAACACAATTTACTGTATTTTATGATGGTCAAGAATACGCTCAATTTACTACTTCACTAGTTGGTGATTTTAATATCCGCAACTCTTTAGCTGTAATTGCAGCAGCAGAAAAACTTGGTATTGAAAAAGAAAAAATTAAGCTTGGTATTGACACTTTTCGCAGCGTCAAACGCCGTATGCAAGAGCGCGGGACGGTTGCAGGTGTAACGGTTATTGACGATTTTGCTCATCATCCAACAGCAGTAAAAGAAACTCTTTTAGGCGCGCGTAAACGCTATGCAGATCAAAGAATAATCGCCGTTTTTGAACCCAGGTCTTTATCAGCACGTCGTAAACAGTTCCAAGCAGCCTATGAAGAAGCTTTTCAAGTCGCAGATATGACAATTATTGCAGCACTTTTTGAGCCTCACCGAGTAGCACCTGAAGATCAACTCTCCCCACAAGAAATTGCTGATAAATTAACCACTCAAGGCCGTCAAAGTTGGTCAATCCCTGAAGTTGACCAAATAGTTTCTCACCTAGAAACTATTGTAAAGAGTGGAGATATAATTATGGTTATGTCAAATGGCGGCTTTGGTGGAATACATGAAAAGCTATTAGAAATGCTTAAAAATAAATAA
- a CDS encoding WG repeat-containing protein, whose product MLSNINYGFIDKSGKQVIDFLYEGGGSFGQGIVSVRNNGLWGYIDKVGNLVIPHQFNNGAGAFSEDLACVGINGKWGYINQKAEMIIEPEFDNAGGFVEGLARVRTNGKWSYIDKNGNNVIREQFEWVDDFSQGLAAVRINKNKCGFINKQGEIVIKAQYDWASRFFEGLAGVAINNKFGYIDMTGKYVIEPQFDCGWAFSEGLAGVGIKGKWGYINYLGEMVITPQFEFGWTFSDGLAGVRFAKNDWGYIDKTGQVIFRSQYDWVNAFSEGLALVGINSQGWIC is encoded by the coding sequence ATGCTAAGTAATATAAATTATGGATTTATAGATAAATCGGGAAAACAAGTAATAGATTTCCTTTATGAAGGAGGAGGAAGTTTTGGACAAGGCATTGTAAGTGTTAGAAATAATGGGCTTTGGGGTTATATAGATAAAGTTGGAAATTTAGTAATCCCTCACCAATTTAATAATGGAGCAGGTGCATTTTCTGAAGACTTGGCTTGTGTAGGAATAAATGGAAAATGGGGTTATATAAATCAAAAAGCAGAAATGATTATAGAACCTGAGTTTGATAATGCTGGTGGATTTGTTGAAGGATTGGCACGAGTAAGAACTAATGGAAAATGGAGCTATATAGATAAAAATGGTAACAATGTAATCCGAGAGCAATTTGAATGGGTAGATGATTTTTCCCAAGGACTAGCAGCAGTACGAATTAATAAAAATAAATGTGGTTTTATAAATAAGCAGGGAGAAATTGTAATTAAAGCTCAATATGATTGGGCATCCAGGTTTTTTGAAGGATTAGCAGGAGTAGCGATTAATAATAAGTTTGGCTACATTGATATGACAGGCAAATATGTAATAGAACCTCAATTTGATTGTGGGTGGGCATTTTCTGAAGGTCTAGCAGGTGTAGGGATTAAAGGTAAGTGGGGCTATATCAATTATTTAGGGGAAATGGTTATTACTCCACAATTTGAATTTGGCTGGACTTTTTCCGATGGTTTAGCTGGGGTTAGGTTTGCTAAAAATGACTGGGGTTATATTGATAAAACCGGACAAGTAATTTTTCGCTCACAATATGACTGGGTAAATGCTTTCTCAGAAGGTCTAGCACTAGTTGGAATAAATTCTCAAGGCTGGATATGTTAA
- a CDS encoding Dabb family protein: MLTHIVIWKYRDDIDEETRQEHRNKLRKLPDFMPEVDIKSFNVGADILHLERSYHTGLVAIYKDRAALEAYTIHSEHMAVAAFGRSISAHVASVDFED, encoded by the coding sequence ATGCTAACTCACATTGTTATTTGGAAATACCGAGATGATATTGACGAAGAAACTCGCCAAGAACATCGCAATAAATTAAGAAAATTACCTGACTTTATGCCTGAAGTTGATATAAAAAGCTTCAATGTTGGAGCAGATATTTTACACCTAGAACGCTCTTATCATACTGGACTAGTAGCAATTTATAAGGATCGTGCAGCACTTGAAGCTTATACAATTCATTCTGAACATATGGCCGTAGCCGCTTTTGGACGCTCAATTTCTGCTCATGTTGCTTCTGTGGATTTTGAAGATTAA
- a CDS encoding polyprenyl synthetase family protein, producing MIQSPNLNMLTSTPIPQLSTLEIYSLIKPDLDRVEDMFTQLINSDVQLMMHIGQYLQKTGGKRVRPALLLLTAQALGSKVTENIVRMATVMEFLHTATLVHDDIIDDADIRRGSPSVKAEWGNDIAVLAGDWLYMSAFEITLKERCFEILDILTRVTRLMTEGELIQLMQRGRVEITEKEYLDIVCRKTAYLISACCEIGAILAGATPKQQEIMRTFGLKIGIAFQLADDLLDFTSTDEKLGKPAASDLLEGKLTLPVIYLREQADSSVLEKICRVVEEQDYISVDRDEIINLVESHGALSRSRLELLRYAQEAQALLIDLPENAYKQALVSISKFIINREN from the coding sequence ATGATACAATCGCCAAACTTAAATATGTTAACAAGCACTCCAATACCCCAACTATCAACCCTAGAAATTTATTCGCTTATTAAACCTGATTTAGATCGGGTTGAAGATATGTTTACCCAGTTGATTAATAGTGATGTGCAATTAATGATGCACATTGGACAATACTTGCAAAAAACAGGTGGTAAACGTGTCCGTCCAGCCTTGCTTTTACTTACTGCACAAGCCCTAGGATCAAAAGTTACGGAAAATATTGTACGTATGGCTACAGTGATGGAGTTTTTACATACAGCTACTTTAGTTCATGATGATATTATTGATGATGCTGATATTAGACGAGGTAGCCCATCAGTAAAAGCAGAATGGGGAAATGATATTGCTGTTTTAGCTGGCGATTGGCTTTATATGTCAGCTTTTGAAATTACCTTAAAGGAACGCTGTTTTGAAATTTTAGATATTCTTACTCGAGTTACTCGCCTTATGACAGAAGGCGAATTAATTCAACTGATGCAGCGAGGACGAGTAGAGATTACAGAAAAAGAGTATTTAGATATTGTTTGCCGAAAAACGGCTTATTTAATTAGTGCTTGTTGTGAAATAGGTGCAATTTTGGCTGGGGCTACCCCCAAACAACAAGAAATAATGCGCACTTTTGGACTAAAAATTGGCATTGCTTTTCAATTGGCCGACGATCTATTAGATTTTACTTCTACAGATGAAAAATTAGGTAAACCTGCTGCCAGTGATTTATTAGAAGGAAAGTTAACTTTACCGGTTATTTACCTACGTGAACAAGCAGATAGCAGTGTACTAGAAAAAATATGTAGAGTTGTTGAAGAGCAAGACTATATATCTGTTGATAGAGATGAGATTATTAATTTAGTAGAAAGTCATGGGGCTTTATCACGCTCTCGCCTAGAATTGCTACGTTATGCTCAGGAAGCACAAGCCTTGCTTATAGACTTACCAGAAAATGCTTATAAACAAGCACTAGTTAGTATTTCTAAATTTATTATTAATCGAGAAAATTAA
- a CDS encoding amino acid permease: MFKNLFRTKNLDVLIAQAQDSEKGLKKALGAFDLVLLGIGAIIGTGIFATVGTAALGDSERLGAGPALMISFVITCVACAFTALCYAEFAAMVPISGSAYTYSYATLGEMIAWIIGWDLIIEYAVGNVAVAISWAGYFKELLRGLGVDIPIWLSTNYTSVFVLPDPANQEKYQAALAFKQQVLAAAPNIGGIPIIFNLPAVFIVLAITAILVVGIKESVGFNTLMVVIKIIILLFFIFVGAFYIKPENWQPFAPNGMSGILAGASVIFFAYIGFDAVSTVAEETKNPKRDMPIGIIGSLIVCTIFYIVVAAVLTGMIPYQKLAEGAAEPLAIALKYNGLNVAAGIVAFGAVVANTAVLLVFQLGQPRIFFSMGRDGLLPPVFSRIHPKFKTPHVTTILTGIAVAATAGVSSIEAMVDLTNIGTLFAFILVCVGIIILRVKDPNRERPFKVPFGIVIPVLGILSCLLLIYYLPPTSIKRFIVWLAAGLIIYFLYGARHSTLNKENQSST, translated from the coding sequence ATGTTCAAAAATCTATTTCGGACAAAAAACCTAGATGTGTTAATAGCTCAAGCTCAAGACTCTGAAAAAGGGCTAAAAAAAGCTTTAGGAGCATTTGACTTAGTGTTATTAGGCATAGGGGCGATTATTGGAACAGGTATTTTTGCTACTGTTGGCACGGCTGCTTTAGGCGACTCAGAAAGATTGGGTGCAGGGCCTGCTTTAATGATTTCCTTTGTAATTACTTGTGTAGCCTGTGCTTTTACCGCGCTTTGTTATGCTGAATTTGCAGCAATGGTTCCTATTTCTGGTAGTGCTTATACTTATTCTTATGCCACGCTTGGAGAAATGATAGCTTGGATTATAGGTTGGGACTTAATTATTGAATATGCTGTTGGTAATGTTGCGGTAGCAATAAGTTGGGCCGGTTATTTTAAGGAACTCCTAAGGGGGTTAGGTGTTGATATCCCTATTTGGTTGTCTACTAATTACACTTCCGTTTTTGTACTGCCTGATCCAGCTAATCAGGAAAAATATCAAGCTGCTTTAGCCTTTAAGCAACAAGTTTTAGCTGCTGCTCCAAACATTGGTGGAATACCGATAATTTTTAATTTACCTGCTGTTTTTATTGTGCTTGCCATTACTGCTATTTTAGTAGTAGGGATTAAAGAAAGTGTTGGATTTAATACCTTAATGGTAGTAATTAAAATAATAATTTTGCTGTTTTTTATTTTTGTAGGGGCTTTTTATATTAAGCCAGAAAATTGGCAACCTTTTGCACCTAATGGAATGTCTGGAATTTTAGCAGGTGCCTCGGTTATCTTCTTTGCTTACATAGGTTTTGATGCTGTCTCGACGGTAGCAGAAGAAACGAAAAACCCTAAACGAGATATGCCTATAGGGATTATTGGCTCGCTTATAGTATGCACTATTTTCTATATTGTTGTTGCTGCTGTACTTACAGGAATGATTCCTTATCAAAAACTAGCGGAAGGTGCTGCTGAACCATTAGCTATAGCATTAAAATATAATGGCTTAAATGTTGCTGCTGGAATCGTCGCTTTTGGTGCAGTAGTAGCAAATACAGCAGTATTGCTAGTTTTTCAATTAGGACAACCAAGAATTTTCTTTTCTATGGGACGTGATGGACTACTTCCACCAGTTTTTTCTCGTATCCATCCAAAGTTTAAGACTCCACATGTCACCACAATTTTAACAGGTATTGCGGTTGCTGCTACTGCTGGCGTATCTAGTATTGAAGCGATGGTAGATTTAACTAATATTGGGACTTTGTTTGCTTTTATTCTAGTTTGTGTAGGAATTATTATTTTAAGGGTAAAGGATCCTAATCGAGAACGACCTTTTAAAGTACCATTTGGAATTGTAATTCCAGTATTAGGTATTCTTTCTTGTTTATTGCTAATTTATTATTTACCTCCAACTTCTATAAAACGTTTTATTGTTTGGTTGGCTGCTGGACTTATTATTTATTTCTTATATGGTGCAAGACATTCAACCTTAAATAAAGAAAACCAAAGTTCAACTTAA
- the tmpT gene encoding thiopurine S-methyltransferase — MEASYWQQKWEKNEIAFHQPEANPLLVKYFNELSLEKNSRVFLPLCGKTLDISWLLFNGYRVVGAELSKTAIEQLFTELDVEPKISAVGEMAHYSAKNIDIFVGDIFDLSSNMLGKVDAVYDRAALVALPEKTRSCYTTHLIEITGKVPQLLICYEYNQNLMEGPPFSINKEELNQHYKDKYALTLLATTDITGGLKGQCAAKELVWLLKN; from the coding sequence ATGGAAGCAAGTTATTGGCAGCAAAAATGGGAAAAAAACGAGATTGCATTTCACCAACCTGAAGCCAATCCATTACTAGTTAAATATTTCAATGAGCTTTCTTTAGAAAAGAACAGTCGCGTGTTTTTGCCATTGTGTGGTAAGACTCTTGATATTTCTTGGTTACTTTTCAATGGTTATAGGGTTGTCGGGGCTGAATTAAGCAAAACAGCTATTGAGCAGCTATTTACTGAGCTAGATGTAGAACCAAAAATATCAGCAGTTGGTGAAATGGCTCACTATAGCGCAAAAAATATAGACATCTTTGTTGGTGATATATTTGATTTGTCTAGTAATATGCTTGGTAAAGTTGATGCTGTTTATGATAGAGCCGCTTTGGTAGCATTGCCTGAGAAAACACGCAGTTGCTACACAACACACTTAATTGAAATTACTGGTAAAGTACCTCAATTACTAATTTGCTATGAGTACAACCAAAATTTAATGGAAGGCCCTCCTTTTTCAATTAATAAGGAAGAACTAAATCAACACTACAAAGATAAGTATGCTCTAACTCTTCTAGCAACTACTGATATTACTGGTGGATTAAAAGGACAATGTGCCGCAAAGGAATTAGTTTGGTTGTTAAAAAATTAG
- a CDS encoding class I SAM-dependent methyltransferase: MSNDQIISFLRNAITARLELFGSPNENAFRLFNGFFEGFTNLVIDIYASTIVIHNYANPPEQLATLLTIICQYLTKEFPWLQSIILKTRNSNDLAAKNGIIFLGEKPNNRIREHKVWYSIDLLLNRDTSFYLDTYNLRAWILDNLANKSVLNTFAYTGSLGVAAKASGASQVIHLDLNRKFLNVAKTSYTLNGFPINKSDFLAGDFWTQISHFKRIGKTFDAVIVDPPFFAITNKGKVDLVNESYRIINKVRPLINNDGYLIVVNNALFVSGADYFSSLEKLCMDGYLSIETLIPVPENFIGYEQTKVNSPLVDPSPFNHSTKIVVLKVRRKAIII, encoded by the coding sequence ATGAGTAACGATCAAATTATATCTTTTCTTAGAAATGCTATTACAGCACGATTGGAACTATTTGGTAGTCCCAATGAAAACGCTTTTCGTTTGTTTAATGGTTTTTTTGAAGGTTTTACTAATTTAGTTATTGATATTTATGCTTCTACAATTGTAATTCACAACTATGCTAATCCTCCTGAACAACTAGCAACATTGCTAACAATTATTTGCCAATATTTAACAAAGGAATTTCCTTGGCTACAGTCTATAATCTTAAAGACTCGTAATTCTAACGATTTAGCGGCCAAAAATGGTATTATTTTTTTAGGAGAAAAGCCAAATAACCGTATACGTGAGCATAAAGTTTGGTATTCAATAGACTTACTCTTAAATCGTGACACAAGTTTTTATCTTGATACTTATAATTTACGTGCTTGGATTCTTGATAATCTTGCTAATAAATCTGTCTTAAATACATTTGCTTATACTGGAAGCCTTGGAGTTGCAGCTAAAGCTAGTGGTGCAAGTCAAGTTATACACCTAGATCTTAACCGTAAGTTTCTTAACGTTGCAAAAACTTCTTATACTCTTAATGGTTTTCCAATAAATAAAAGTGATTTTCTTGCTGGTGATTTTTGGACTCAAATTAGCCATTTTAAGCGTATTGGCAAGACTTTTGATGCTGTTATTGTTGATCCACCTTTTTTTGCTATTACCAACAAAGGAAAAGTTGATCTTGTTAATGAAAGTTATCGAATTATTAACAAAGTACGTCCCTTAATTAACAATGATGGTTATTTGATTGTAGTAAATAATGCGTTGTTTGTTAGTGGTGCAGATTATTTTAGTTCTTTAGAAAAACTTTGTATGGACGGCTATTTATCAATTGAAACATTAATACCTGTACCAGAAAATTTTATTGGTTATGAGCAAACTAAAGTCAATTCGCCGCTTGTAGATCCTAGCCCTTTTAATCATTCAACTAAAATAGTTGTTCTAAAAGTAAGACGAAAAGCAATTATCATTTAA
- a CDS encoding CPBP family intramembrane metalloprotease, with the protein MNNNSLSSNKKETNAVLQVLAFLILTSIVSEIIFWPTNGLLNYLLPITQEESYISNLFWVIKQLGFRLTSLISVILVSIVCIHLFTNRNIKSLGFSSHTNYFKDYLLGCLISFAMVSLIALLQFLVGGTSYTLALAKFSLLGILLMFLMMFVAAFFEEVMFRGYPLQVLASHLSPIYATLVLSGLFAIVHLGNPNPTFFSTANTLLAGVWLSIAYFKTRSLWLATGLHLGWNFTLGAIYGLPVSGIMELSKYSFLSSQDLGKTWLTGGNYGPEGGLITTIILLLGCFLLFKINYLKISPEMQKFFPDNNQTTTEIKDTNNLDIVDKNIA; encoded by the coding sequence ATGAATAATAACTCTCTCTCTAGTAACAAAAAAGAAACAAATGCTGTTTTACAAGTGTTAGCTTTTCTGATACTCACATCTATTGTGTCGGAAATTATTTTTTGGCCGACAAATGGCCTACTAAATTATCTTTTACCCATAACCCAAGAAGAAAGCTATATCTCTAATTTGTTTTGGGTAATAAAACAACTTGGATTTCGCTTAACCTCATTAATAAGCGTTATCTTAGTTTCTATAGTCTGTATTCATTTATTTACTAATCGTAATATTAAATCCCTAGGCTTTTCTTCACATACAAATTACTTTAAAGATTATCTACTAGGATGTTTAATTAGTTTTGCTATGGTATCACTAATAGCTTTATTACAATTTTTAGTAGGTGGAACAAGTTACACTTTAGCACTAGCAAAGTTTTCTTTACTAGGCATATTACTAATGTTTCTTATGATGTTTGTTGCAGCCTTTTTTGAAGAAGTTATGTTTCGAGGTTATCCACTACAGGTTTTAGCAAGTCATTTATCTCCCATATATGCAACACTTGTATTGTCTGGCCTTTTTGCGATTGTACATTTAGGTAATCCTAATCCTACATTTTTTTCTACAGCTAACACGCTTTTAGCAGGTGTTTGGCTATCAATTGCTTACTTTAAGACTCGTAGTTTATGGCTAGCAACAGGACTACATTTAGGCTGGAATTTTACTTTAGGTGCAATTTATGGACTTCCTGTTAGTGGAATTATGGAGCTTTCAAAATATTCTTTTTTAAGCTCTCAAGATTTAGGAAAAACCTGGTTAACAGGTGGCAATTATGGCCCGGAAGGTGGCTTAATTACAACCATAATACTTTTATTAGGATGCTTTTTACTTTTCAAAATTAATTACTTAAAAATTAGCCCAGAAATGCAAAAATTCTTCCCAGATAATAACCAAACAACTACAGAAATTAAAGACACAAATAATTTAGATATTGTTGATAAAAATATTGCTTAA
- a CDS encoding NTP transferase domain-containing protein yields MRAMILAAGFGTRLWPLTIDRTKPAVPFLNLPLICYSVEYLKRFGIKEIIVNLHHQGDSVRQALGTGEKFGVKIFYSEETEILGTSGALDHARHLLENDTFIVMNGKVITDIDLASAIETHRSRKALATLVLKENRQRERFSNVLLDKNGNIEKFGPFPDPKDKENIPLMFTGIQILEKEIFNYIPQKQFSHSTTDVYPKAIKEGKIVAAHISNGGWYELSTLARYLDISLEFLYKEGKNLVYGAGTTIAESARVTNSILWQDIKIEANATLHQVIVTDDVTIPANSKLERVVVVRRDRCETIERGEIVGENVIVPI; encoded by the coding sequence ATGCGTGCAATGATTTTAGCTGCTGGATTTGGTACTAGGTTATGGCCCTTAACCATAGATCGTACTAAGCCGGCTGTACCTTTTCTAAACCTACCTTTAATTTGTTACTCTGTTGAATACCTAAAACGCTTTGGTATTAAAGAGATAATTGTTAATTTACATCATCAAGGTGATTCAGTTCGTCAAGCTCTAGGGACAGGTGAAAAGTTTGGAGTCAAGATTTTTTATAGCGAGGAAACAGAAATACTTGGCACTTCTGGAGCCTTAGATCACGCACGCCATTTATTAGAAAATGATACTTTTATTGTAATGAATGGAAAAGTTATTACAGATATTGATTTAGCCTCTGCAATTGAAACACACCGTAGCCGTAAAGCTTTGGCAACACTTGTCTTAAAGGAAAATCGTCAAAGAGAGAGATTTTCAAATGTTTTGCTTGATAAAAATGGAAATATAGAAAAGTTTGGGCCTTTTCCTGATCCTAAAGACAAAGAAAATATTCCTTTGATGTTTACAGGAATACAAATACTTGAAAAAGAAATATTTAACTATATCCCACAAAAACAGTTTTCTCATTCCACTACAGATGTTTACCCTAAAGCAATTAAAGAAGGAAAAATTGTTGCGGCACATATTAGTAATGGTGGTTGGTATGAACTAAGCACTTTAGCTAGGTATTTAGACATTAGTTTAGAGTTTTTATACAAAGAAGGAAAAAATCTAGTTTATGGAGCAGGCACAACAATAGCGGAAAGCGCGAGAGTAACAAACTCAATACTTTGGCAAGATATCAAAATAGAAGCTAATGCAACTTTACACCAAGTAATTGTTACAGATGATGTTACTATTCCTGCTAATAGTAAGTTAGAACGTGTAGTAGTTGTTCGTCGGGATCGTTGCGAGACAATAGAGCGTGGTGAGATAGTAGGCGAAAATGTGATTGTGCCTATTTAA